GATGTGCTCATATTATCCTATATTCATATGCCTCCTAATCTTCGTATTTGTGTTTAGTGTTGGTATCACCATTGGTATAGCTAGTATACTATGCCACCAAGCATAAGTAACACCTTCGTTGTGGGCCCACGAGCCATAACGAGACCTGACCACGACATACATTTTGTAGCCTAACATACAAGCTACGCAACGGTACCCGGAAGTCACCAAAACTTACTCGGAAGTCACATTCCTGGCCTCACCAACATGCCTTCTGACAACATTTTGAAGACTCGAATAAGACTCTTGTCCCACATTGGAAAACATGTAAAGGAATGAGCCTCATTCTCCTATAAAAGGGGACTCCTTCCCACTTATTCAACATAACAGCAAACACTTGTAATATTTTAGGTGGTCGTTTAAGGCTCCCAACACATAGTAGAATCTTAAGTGGATGTAATCTTACTGACCGATGGCAAGGTGAGCCACTATAAACTTTGTGTCTCGTTATCTCTAAACCATTAACAACATCTGTTGATGCAAGGGATTAACCTGCATAATCCATTTGCATCAACTATAAACTTTGTGTCTCGTTATCTCTAAACCATTAACAACATCCGTTGATGTAAGGGATTAACCTGCATAATCCATTGCATCAACATTTAGTTCTCTTATTTATGATTGATTTATGTTAATTTAGTGTTTTTGTAGGTTGTCAAATGCGTTGAAAATGGTTATCATAGCCATAACTATAGCCATATCAGAATTCATATTAAAAGGCGCAAATGCGTGATACTTGTCTTTCAGACTCTTTGTCAAGGCCACATCGATCATCATAGATCCAATTATGTTGTTTAGAACTTCATGTTAAAAAGAAAGAAATATCAAAATTGAAACTTCTAGTTCGAATCGTGAACAATAAAAATCACATGTATAGGCACAAAACTTCATGTTTATGCAAACAATTAGAATTGCATGTCTAATGTAATATTTGAACTTCAAGTTCATAAACTCGAAAATTTTAAGTTCGATTATTATTAGCGAAACTTCTGGCTTACTAACATAAGCAATTGTAAACATAGAATTGAACAATATAAACAAAGTATATATGTAGACAAGATCTAATCAAAATAGAAGTGAACTCATAGATCGTGAGTATGAATAATAAGCAACAAAATTTGTACCAATATCTCATAGATCATTATGGAGTTCATGTAACAGAATGTAACGGAATGAACGATAACGTGCTGATAACGTCTTATAAACTAAAGAATGAGATAGAGAGAAAAGAGAAGAATAAAATGTAGAAGGAAGAGGAAGAAATGTTTATTTCATTCTCATTAGACTTTTTATATATGAGTAATGGTAATATTATAAAGATGTAATGTTTTATATATACGAGTAATGTTTATGTAGTAAAGATGTAAGTAATATCCATATATATTATAATACTTACAATACATATAAAACATAAAAACAAGATAATTGTAACACAGATTGTTTAGAATAAAAAGAATAAAACAGGGGTAAAGCAGAGAGAAGTGGAGAAGCAGCAAAAGAAATGGCGGCAGCAGTAGCAGCAGCAGCTGTTGGAGTCCCAACCCTGCTCCACCGCCTCGTCCACCACCCACCACCCCGTTCCTTTTTCCTCATCTCCAGCACCGCCATATCCAAACAACCACAACTACGACGCCTCTTGTGCCACTCCCTACCTTCCACCAAAGCCTCTTTGCAACAACAACAACCAACCCAGCAACTTGATGAGAATGCCCAGATGGGTTTGGACTCTGAAAATGGTGAGGAAGGTGAGACTGAAGCTGGGAAACTGGATACTAACGACGCTGCACGAATGAACTTAGACCCTTCTACGGTTTTGAAGAGAAACCGGGTTGACCCGGTGGACCTTCCGACACTTACGGTGAGAGAAAAGAAGGAGTTGGCGTCGTATGCTAACAGCTTGGGGAAGAAGCTCAAGTCTCAGTTGGTGGGCAAGTCTGGTGTTACGCCCAACGTTGCTGCTGCTTTTGTTGAGAATCTTGAATCTAATGAGCTTCTTAAGGTACGTTTCACTTTCAACTTCTTTGCTTTATCCTGTTGTCGTAGGAATGTTTACTCGTTTGGTTTCTCATATTATTAGTTAAGGAATGCATGTGTAAAATTGTTACCTTAGTAGTACAAGGTTGTTTATTGTAATGTGTTGGCTTTCTCATTTCTCTTTGAATGTCTAGAATTTCCGGGTTTTTGGTAAATTGATTTTCTAAGTCTCAGAGATTAGAGAGAATCACCAAATATTGAAGATTAGGGGAGGGGCTTAGCCGAGTTGAGCTAAGTTAATTGAGTAATTGTTCATAGACACTTAGCTCTCGGAATGTGGCAAAATATAACTCTACGGAGAGTTATTTTCCTGTAGGTCAGTATTCTCTGATAATCAAAGAACTGCAACTTGGCCCAAAGTAGAACAGAACTAGTCATAAAGCTCGACTTCTGTTTTCCATTTATCATGCTTTATACTAATTTAGCATTGATAGTTGCCTGAATGAATTCTAACAAGCTATTAAAACTGCATCTATCGTAAGCATCCCTTACAATAAGGTGCTCCCAGATAAGAAGAAACGAGTCTTAAGTTTAGGATGGTTCAGTTATTAGTACACTGTGGTTTGGACAATCCTTCCCCTCCTGAGATACGAGGAACCGATTCCTAAAAATGGGTTATGAGCCTGGTTGAAGCATCACTGAAGTATCCAAGTTGGTTTGAGTGTAAGTTCATGCAACTCCTAAAAATTCTGATATGGAAATCTCCCTAGTAGCCCTGCAATCTTTCTCTCAGAAAATTTGTTGGTGCTGTCTGTATTTCGTTCCATGTGTGTTTCTCTTGTACATTACCAATATACTGTAGCGGACTGAATTATCCTTTGCTCAGAGAGAAAGATTGAAATGTGCTCAGCTAACATTGGTTGCCAACTTGAATGTTGTGAATAGGTTAAAATACACGGGACATGTCCAGAGGAGCTAGATGATACAGTGAAAGAACTGGAGGCAGCAACTGGTTCAGTTGTTGTTGGTCGGATTGGTAGAACAGTGATTCTTTACAGGCCAAGTCTCACCAAGCTGAAAGCAGAGGAGAAAAAAGAGCAGATGCGTAAGATTTTTTTAAAACGAAAGCAGAGATATTCAAGACCAACATCTATGGAATTTCAGAAAAAAGGAAGACCGAGGATGTTGGTGCGTGATAGTCGTGGAAGACCCAAGGTCTAGTTTATGTCAAATTTTGGTAATGCAACTCTGGACGTGTTAAGAACTGCTTGTACCTTGAAAGCTATGCATGTGTGGAACTATGGAGTTTTCCATGCTAAGGGAAATATAAACCAAAAATTTTCTTTGGATCGCTCTGACAGTATTGTATGTTGCCGACATTAGTGACCAAAATCTTCACCTCCGGCAAACTTAGGATGTAAGTTTATGAGTTGAGTAGAGGTGCTTTGATTTTGATGGTGATGCTTGTATTATGCTTTGCAAGGACGAAATCAGCATGTACTATTTTAGTATTTACTTCATGTTCTTTGCCATTGCTTCTGAAAATAAAAATTCACTCCCAAAGCATATGTGTTTACATTTCAGAACTTCGTATCGTTCTTTGGTTCAGAGCAAAGGCAAAAATGTATTGTTGCTAGAAGAATGATTTGTCCTTCTTTAGTAGGACGTCGACCAAAAAGGCTGCATATACGGACCTCACAAGCTCACCAATAAGCTTATTAGTCTTGGTGATAATCTCTATCCAGTGTTGAATGAGGGGAAATATCACAGTAAGGTACTACGATAGTACTTCCATAATACTATACATCGTTATAGTATTATTATTCAAATCCCCTCCCAGGATAAATAAGCACTCATACTAGGATAAACAATTACACAAATGTACAGCCCAGATGGAACGTTGGAAAGAAAAACCAGATCGCCGGACTAGGGGAACAACAGCATGGTCAGCCAAATGATCTGCCACAAAGTTAGCCTCGCGATATCAAGTGAAACATATGAGCCAAATGCTGCTGAGCTGCTGAATATCTTCGACCCCTGCTGGTAGTGATTTAAAAGAGCAGTGCAAAGGCCTTCACGGCAAGGCAGTTGCCTCAAGGACTCCAGCATCAACAAGAAATTTACTAGCAGCAACTTGGTCATGCCGTACGTAGAGAGCCATCAAAATCAAGTTTAACATGATCAGTATTAAGTGGATACCAGATATATGCATAGGAGTCCCGATAGATGCCCGAGTGGTGCGCAGGCTAGCCTGCAGCTACTGTGTTATGATTGTGCTTCTAGCACTCTATTTTGGTGGGATTTGGCAAAGCATAGTTTCTGAAATCCAGGAGGAAAAAAAAAAAAAAACCAAAAAGTACAAGACCATGTTGAAAGAAGAATCGCCTGAATCGGTGCAGGAACTTTGAATGACTAATATGTAAAGGTGCTTAATTACAAGAAGTGATGAAAGAGAACAAGGTGCTGCTTAGACGACATACTACATATCGGGACCATCATTGGCTCCACCTGTATACTAAATCTAGGGGCAGCACCTCCCTTCCACATTTCCACTTCCAAGGTCCTTGTAGATAAATGAATAGAGGCAGCCTCATATTACAGATAAAAGAAATAGGGGCAGCCTTTTCACCACTAGTTGTGTGCCAATCTTCGATAAAGTAGAAACAAAACATGAATTTTAGTCCTTATCAAGGTGTTACAACTTATGTCAGGTATTCATCTATTTACTACACTAAACAGCTCTGAGCTTTTCCAGTTTATACCGGCTCATATCTTCAGAGTAAAGTACGCCATCTGGGGATATAAGGCGGCATAGAGAGAGGAAAAATCGACTCTGGAAAAGGAGATTTATATTCAGAAGAATTCAAATAGGTAATAATTAGATATGTAAATCCCTAGATGTTTCTTACCCATTGAAATCCTGCCAATGCCCACCAGATGCCTCCTAAACCAATTCCTCTACTGCTCACAAGCTGGTCATATGAAAACAGTGAGGGGAATGCAGTCAGGGTATGTTTAAACAAACACAATAACCGTTGAAGTAAGTTAACACACAGAGAACCAAAACGTACCAGCAATAGAAGTGTACCCAAAGAGAAGCATCCACTCATTGACAGACTAATAAATCTCAGATCTCGTCCAGCCTGAAATAAATAAACACTGCAGTTAGAGCCAAATTTTATACTTACGATATCAAAGAGCTATCTTCATATTTATACATAAACTGAATCCAGTTTGAACTCTTAATTATCAGTCATGAAATTCTGTCCTGGAATTTGGATACTCAGAAAGCAACACAATTTAAAAAAATTATAGATCTTGTTAATACATCAACATTTTGAATTAGATATAGAGAAGCATGAACGAGCTTTGGGGGACTTTATCTCAAGAGGCTTATGTTTATATGTACTTCCTCAGTAGGTCATTTCCATGACGGAGACAATCACTGAGTGATTGGCAGAAGGATGTAAATTGCCAATATCTAAGAGAACTATAGGCTGAAGAGAACTGAACACTGTGCCACATGCCTGATGGTGCATCCCTATTTTCCAGGAAAATCAATACAAAGACGGTTGCCTTTTGTCATGTGCAATAGAGGTTTCTTACCAGTGACAAGTCTTGGAAAAGCAAAAAGGAGCGGTATCATCACCATGAATCTGACCTAAGATGGTGAATGGCTGGGTATATTGGTCCCCTTAAGATCAGTATATATTCATGATTGACAAGAAAAATCCCAAGGAACTCCCTCAGACATATTACCATCCATACATGCAAAAAATCTCATTCAAGGATACTGACTACTAGATTAATTATCCTTCCATGAGAGCTGTGACATCAATAACATAGGAGATATAGACTCATAGTTTTCATCAATCTTTGGTCCAGAAGACAAGACAAGGCTCTTAACGTAAGCACGAGAAAATCATAAGTGAAAATAAAAGAAAAAAATACCAGTAATGTTCCCTCAAGGCAGTGAGTCGGGGGCGTTACAGCTAATGCAAGGAAATAAGGTATTAGCACCTTATGCATCTGCATCAACAAAAGATTGAGTATCAAGAGGAATTAACAACTTAGTGAACTTCTCTTTCGTGATAATAAATTTATGTTGAGCAGAAGCCATGGGTCAAACTCACAAAAATCCTATATCAGAGTAGATTAAATGGTTATGATTCAGACTAAAAGTAGTCAACAGTCACAACCAACTGGTTGTAGCTTGGTGGAAAGCTGCAGATATTATAAAATGAAATACAATTAAGAGCCATAAAACCCAACTTAATAGTTCCCTTGATGAAGATAATAAAGCACGAATTATAAATCATATGCCAACAAAAGAAATGTAGTTGAAACTATTTAAAAAGAGTTCAAAAGGGACAGAACCAACCTCTAGTAT
The window above is part of the Fragaria vesca subsp. vesca linkage group LG2, FraVesHawaii_1.0, whole genome shotgun sequence genome. Proteins encoded here:
- the LOC101295384 gene encoding uncharacterized protein LOC101295384; amino-acid sequence: MAAAVAAAAVGVPTLLHRLVHHPPPRSFFLISSTAISKQPQLRRLLCHSLPSTKASLQQQQPTQQLDENAQMGLDSENGEEGETEAGKLDTNDAARMNLDPSTVLKRNRVDPVDLPTLTVREKKELASYANSLGKKLKSQLVGKSGVTPNVAAAFVENLESNELLKVKIHGTCPEELDDTVKELEAATGSVVVGRIGRTVILYRPSLTKLKAEEKKEQMRKIFLKRKQRYSRPTSMEFQKKGRPRMLVRDSRGRPKV